In Gammaproteobacteria bacterium, one DNA window encodes the following:
- a CDS encoding lipo-like protein, whose amino-acid sequence MGQVTEIVGRGLAGFLSKPVRQSIQVATVSQEKLSQYLQPGDVLLVEGNTRISVAIKYLTQSTWSHAALYIGDALPPVAPWELPLVLVEADLQEGVRAIPLAQYAQMHTRICRPVGLSDDDRRRVVDYAIARIGQKYDLKHIFDLARYLLPTLPVPRRMRRRMLAFGSGDPTRAICSTLIAQAFETMRYPILPEVKRTWSDNPMHTDCYADIYHIRNYSLFTPRDFDISPYFDIIKPTIENGFDYRSLTWSDPGQDGKACGCESEE is encoded by the coding sequence ATGGGGCAGGTCACTGAAATTGTTGGTCGCGGATTGGCGGGATTTTTATCCAAACCGGTGCGGCAAAGTATCCAAGTTGCGACCGTCAGTCAGGAAAAGCTTTCGCAATATTTGCAGCCTGGCGACGTGCTGCTGGTGGAAGGGAATACGCGTATCAGCGTCGCCATTAAATATCTTACCCAATCGACCTGGTCGCACGCGGCGCTGTATATCGGCGATGCGTTGCCTCCTGTGGCGCCGTGGGAATTGCCTTTGGTTTTGGTGGAAGCCGATTTACAGGAGGGTGTGCGCGCCATCCCGCTGGCGCAATACGCGCAAATGCATACCCGGATTTGCCGTCCGGTCGGCTTGAGCGATGATGACCGTAGGCGTGTGGTGGATTATGCCATCGCGCGTATCGGTCAGAAATACGATCTCAAGCATATTTTTGATCTCGCACGCTATCTGCTGCCTACCCTTCCGGTCCCCAGAAGAATGCGTCGACGCATGCTGGCTTTCGGCAGCGGCGATCCGACACGCGCCATCTGTTCCACATTGATCGCGCAGGCGTTTGAAACCATGCGCTATCCGATTTTACCGGAGGTTAAGCGCACCTGGTCGGATAATCCGATGCACACGGATTGCTACGCGGACATCTACCACATCCGCAACTATAGTTTGTTTACACCGCGCGATTTCGATATTTCCCCCTACTTTGACATTATTAAACCGACGATCGAAAACGGTTTTGACTACCGCTCGCTGACCTGGAGCGATCCCGGACAAGACGGCAAAGCGTGCGGATGCGAATCTGAGGAGTAG